The Leptidea sinapis chromosome 17, ilLepSina1.1, whole genome shotgun sequence genome contains the following window.
CTTTTATCCACAGGACATGATTTCTCAGCTAGACATACATATTTAGATCCCTTTTGCACTGTTCTTTTGAAGAATCCTTTACAGCCCTCACATGTTCTGACTCCGTAGTGCTGACACGCCGCAGTATCACCACAAACAGCACATAGTTGACTTGGAGACTGAGGAGCGGCCCTTGATTGAATGGAATCTGTTGGGCCTCCTGGTGAACTAGCTGCAGAATTAGGTGTGGAGGCTTGCATGCAGTGTACTCTGCCACCGTGGAGCTTCGGACTTTCACTAGAACTTGTAGATTCTGATCTTTGCAGTGGTAGCGAAGCTCTCCTTTGTCTGGCACTTTGGTCCGTATTGACATGCAGATCTACTGAGTTTGGGAAAGGAGGCAATGAATATGAATCTTGGTTGGGCGTAACGCTTCCAGTGTCATATGATGGACTACATGGCTGTGCTTGCGCATAATAAGGTGATGGAACATATGGTAACGAAGGTTGATGATATTGGTATAATAATTGCGTAGGTGCATGTCCTTGATGTGAATACGCACTGACGTTGTAACAATCCTCATCCATTTTTATTCCGAATTCTGCCATTTCTTGCTTGGAATACCGAACTGAATACGTTTCTTCAAAGCTAGGTAGAGAGGGTCCCGGCGTCGGCGAAGGAGTTTCGCTCAATGGCGTTGTCCGGTGCGATTTGATTTCTTGTAGGATCGGTGCATGAAATTCTACGTCAGGAAAAGGATCTAAGTTCTCTTCTAATATTTCAGAGGAGTCCTCTTGGTATTGTGATGACAGAAGATCAGTGAAGGACGAACTGTAGTTGCTCTGTaatgaaaaagaaaatcaaTGAATTGAGGCGTAACCGACATTAGAGTAGGCGGTCGTTATGGTTGTTAAGGGGCAGTTACCAATGACCAATAAAGCTCAGCACGTGATTGCTAACgtcagttaattaattatttaccatATAACCACAAcgttattttctttttcaatgAATTTGAAAATGCGTGGTTTTTTAGCGGTACAAATAGGGTTTTTTCGTAAAGCAAAAAGATTATACTTACTTGTGTCTGCAGCAGTAGCATGCTGGATGAGTTCGGAGAAAAAGCGCTTGGCGAGCGCGACTCTACGGCGCTCGGccctgaaacaaacaaaaataaaatatcaacagTTATTAACCATTATTCCACGTGGATTGTTCCTGTAGAAGTTAATATCGATTAGTTTGCTGTAGAATCACGTGAACAGACAGAGAAGTATAACTTCCGGTGGTAAGCACGCCGCCCAAGCGACGCAACGCACTTTGAACTATCACGCTACATCAACATGCATTATATATTTACCCTCAGCGaacatacttaatattatacttcACAATATACACATGTAAACGACAAATCAATATCTTGGGCTGGAATCATCCTAACAATACCCCGTCGTAGCCACTAGTGACTGCGAAGAGAAAGACCTTCTCATATATACTGCTATTTTGTTGGCCAAATATTGCCTTGTTGAATACATTCTGTCACGGTTCTTGATTCGCCACGCCCCGCAAATTGAAACCTATCATGTATACACCTCATCTACGTCTATTAAAAATTCTACAAACTGCATTTATCTGTGTACAATTACATACCCTATGACAGTAATGATAGAGCGTATATTTGTGCAGCAATAAACTATTTGAAGTTTTTAGGGCGCGAAGGCGATAGATCCCTTGGGAAGTTATGAAATCAGTGGCATTTGCAGTTTCTATTATGTTAAGAACCATTAATTTCGGGCTTATTAACGTATGGAGAATAATATAGCGCTTTTAACA
Protein-coding sequences here:
- the LOC126968917 gene encoding probable nuclear hormone receptor HR38 isoform X2; its protein translation is MFAEGPSAVESRSPSAFSPNSSSMLLLQTQSNYSSSFTDLLSSQYQEDSSEILEENLDPFPDVEFHAPILQEIKSHRTTPLSETPSPTPGPSLPSFEETYSVRYSKQEMAEFGIKMDEDCYNVSAYSHQGHAPTQLLYQYHQPSLPYVPSPYYAQAQPCSPSYDTGSVTPNQDSYSLPPFPNSVDLHVNTDQSARQRRASLPLQRSESTSSSESPKLHGGRVHCMQASTPNSAASSPGGPTDSIQSRAAPQSPSQLCAVCGDTAACQHYGVRTCEGCKGFFKRTVQKGSKYVCLAEKSCPVDKRRRNRCQFCRFQKCLAVGMVKEVVRTDSLKGRRGRLPSKPKCPQESPPSPPISLITALVRAHVDTSPDFANLDFSQYREPNPLEHPMSDLEVIQQFYSLLTTSIDMIKVFAEKVPGYGELCPEDREQLFASARLELFVLRLAYRTRPEDTKLTFCNGLVLDKRQCQRSFGDWLHAVLDFSNTLHSMEIDISTFACLCALTLITERHGLKEPHRVEQLQMKIIGCLRAHMPGGPGAIAGAPHFSRVLGALPELRSLSVQGLQRIFYLKLEDLVPAPPLIENMFRASLPF